The Polynucleobacter necessarius genome window below encodes:
- a CDS encoding CDP-glycerol glycerophosphotransferase family protein yields MKGLNTFEKSLHRSAKLVKEWGDYQLPNGRSLRGLLTIKSLSIWDVLAVELALYLVPDSLAGRVKRRTLRQVLTPYLRPIKYSFWKPSELSFKDCKRWPSGRTALFLGFSDYLARDIFHPIISLMTKEGHITPILLSDNPDMHPGVKHIHSMHHHRTQSCIDESIDFHKSLAKATYQLVSSEEYRSIFSENGIFLWKQLKHSIKRAFRVHASFILPDIIAVASHLLREHKPSVIISIDTADPRTRIYSLIGKSLGIPVVQIQSGAVGPEATEWNFFLDDLVMAQGDQSRRYFIAHGVSENKIKVTGSTRYDGLVTATQAEISKLKSRFNIEKNAILVLLASSYSSEIFENNLAKTTELLIKMKRDIFSCLSKFPELVLIVKPHPIEDVQATKLLAKGIKNIIFADAKEDIRPLICACNAFITFGSTSTLDGIILEKPTICPAYPGWIISDNFIKTGSVPAPSSEDELNILIQEIIFDSGKSIIQRHSENRNKFLDDVVLDNGNGATRKIVESLYRISEH; encoded by the coding sequence ATGAAAGGGCTAAATACCTTTGAAAAATCATTGCACCGTTCCGCAAAATTGGTTAAAGAATGGGGCGATTATCAGTTACCCAATGGCAGGTCCCTTAGGGGTTTGCTGACTATAAAAAGTTTATCAATTTGGGATGTATTGGCGGTTGAGCTTGCCTTATATCTTGTCCCAGACAGTTTAGCTGGTAGAGTAAAACGCAGAACTCTGCGTCAAGTTCTGACTCCATATTTAAGACCCATAAAATACTCTTTCTGGAAGCCTTCAGAATTAAGTTTTAAGGACTGTAAGAGATGGCCATCTGGAAGAACAGCACTATTCCTCGGATTTAGTGACTACTTGGCTCGGGATATATTTCACCCAATTATTAGTTTGATGACAAAAGAGGGGCATATTACTCCAATATTACTCTCGGATAATCCTGATATGCATCCAGGTGTAAAACATATACATTCGATGCATCACCATCGAACACAATCGTGTATAGATGAATCAATTGATTTTCATAAATCTCTTGCAAAAGCAACTTACCAATTAGTAAGCAGTGAAGAATACAGATCAATATTTTCTGAGAATGGAATTTTTCTCTGGAAGCAATTGAAACATTCGATAAAACGAGCATTTAGAGTCCATGCAAGTTTTATTCTTCCTGATATTATCGCTGTTGCTAGTCATCTTCTAAGAGAGCATAAACCTTCCGTCATTATCTCAATTGATACTGCTGATCCAAGAACTCGTATTTATTCATTAATTGGAAAATCACTTGGAATTCCCGTTGTTCAAATTCAGTCGGGAGCGGTGGGTCCTGAAGCTACTGAATGGAATTTTTTTTTAGATGATTTAGTAATGGCGCAAGGTGATCAGTCAAGGCGTTACTTTATTGCTCATGGCGTATCCGAGAATAAGATTAAAGTAACTGGATCAACTCGGTATGATGGGCTTGTTACAGCTACTCAGGCAGAAATAAGTAAATTGAAAAGTCGATTTAACATTGAAAAAAATGCCATACTAGTACTACTAGCATCTTCGTACTCTTCGGAAATTTTTGAAAATAATTTAGCGAAAACTACAGAGTTGCTAATCAAGATGAAGAGGGACATTTTTTCATGTTTATCAAAATTTCCTGAATTAGTGCTTATTGTTAAGCCGCATCCAATAGAGGATGTTCAGGCAACTAAATTACTAGCAAAGGGTATAAAAAATATTATTTTTGCAGATGCTAAAGAGGATATCAGACCTCTGATATGTGCATGTAATGCATTTATTACTTTCGGGAGTACCTCAACTCTTGATGGTATCATTCTCGAAAAACCAACAATTTGTCCTGCGTATCCAGGATGGATTATTAGCGATAACTTCATAAAGACTGGCTCAGTTCCCGCCCCTTCATCAGAGGATGAGTTAAATATTCTAATTCAAGAAATTATTTTCGATAGTGGCAAAAGTATTATTCAGCGCCACTCTGAAAATCGTAATAAATTTCTTGATGATGTGGTTCTAGACAATGGCAATGGTGCAACCAGGAAAATCGTAGAATCACTATATAGAATTTCAGAACATTAA
- a CDS encoding class I SAM-dependent methyltransferase codes for MEERVAFYERVVDSLIKPKTASILICGGGMLDRIVFDKLGFSKVTLSNLDTRIKPIDYEPFEWKYENAEALSFADNSFDYVVIHAAIHHASLPHKVLCEMYRVARIGVLGIENRDSVTLRIFERLSLTQMYEHAAVYFNDCQYGGLNNTDIPNFVYRWTERELEKTIQTYAPLFQHKYIYTYGTAFPCTPKLESRGRIKTIFLKVLRPAYQIFVKFFPKQQNLFAFYIDKSNPEQELFPWLIQDENGNIRFNEKWGQQKYGQKSSSLI; via the coding sequence ATGGAAGAAAGGGTCGCATTCTATGAAAGGGTTGTAGATAGTCTAATTAAACCAAAAACAGCATCCATACTGATTTGTGGCGGCGGGATGCTAGATAGAATTGTCTTTGATAAATTAGGCTTTTCTAAAGTCACACTATCCAACTTAGACACCCGAATTAAGCCAATTGATTATGAGCCATTCGAATGGAAGTATGAGAATGCTGAAGCACTTTCATTTGCAGATAATTCATTTGACTATGTCGTAATACATGCTGCAATTCATCATGCATCCTTACCACATAAGGTACTCTGTGAGATGTATCGCGTGGCGCGAATAGGAGTTCTTGGAATCGAAAATCGAGACTCCGTTACCCTGCGAATTTTTGAGCGACTCAGTCTCACTCAAATGTATGAGCATGCAGCTGTTTATTTTAATGACTGCCAGTATGGAGGTCTTAATAATACAGACATACCAAACTTTGTTTACCGGTGGACAGAGAGAGAGCTTGAAAAAACAATTCAGACTTACGCCCCTTTATTTCAACATAAATATATTTATACCTATGGAACGGCATTTCCGTGTACGCCAAAATTAGAATCAAGGGGTCGAATCAAAACTATCTTTTTAAAAGTTTTGAGACCAGCTTATCAAATTTTCGTAAAATTTTTTCCTAAACAGCAGAATCTATTTGCTTTTTATATCGATAAATCAAATCCAGAACAAGAGCTTTTCCCTTGGTTAATTCAAGACGAGAATGGTAATATTCGATTTAATGAAAAATGGGGGCAACAAAAATATGGCCAAAAATCTAGCTCATTAATATAA
- a CDS encoding glycosyltransferase family 4 protein: MTEQFSQMKILNVIDLMNPFTGGGATTRTYQMSKFLVERGVQIEILTTNWDLDISYVAALPKVKWHSINAVHLRYLFPLGAKSWLEKNIRNYDLIHINKNWSVLSTWAALIAFKYNIPYVFSGMGLVSMSNRSQFLKLIYSKHLSKKVMKRARYCIAVTDEERQSLITAGVFEEKVIVIPNGIDFDELSCFDNNKFRRKFNLDERKIILFIGRMDEVKGVHLLIESFASIRSSLKEWQMVLIGTNTPYKNQMKKLVEEHKLSDSIYFLDPIFGETKSMAYHASEIVAIPSIKDAMTIIAPEAAYCSKPVLITNTSEFSSLSKIGGSIEVSPTVPAISEGLLKLTNDASLRLSMGIKGQEFIKKNYSWIQITDSYFDIFSASLRN; the protein is encoded by the coding sequence ATGACTGAGCAGTTTTCTCAAATGAAGATTTTAAATGTAATTGATTTAATGAACCCATTTACCGGCGGGGGCGCTACTACTCGAACGTACCAGATGAGTAAATTCCTAGTAGAACGCGGGGTTCAGATTGAGATACTAACAACTAACTGGGATTTAGATATCAGTTATGTGGCCGCTTTACCTAAAGTGAAATGGCATTCAATTAACGCTGTTCATCTCCGCTATCTCTTTCCATTAGGTGCAAAGAGTTGGCTAGAGAAGAATATAAGAAATTATGATCTTATTCATATCAACAAGAATTGGAGTGTTCTATCAACATGGGCTGCCCTTATTGCTTTTAAATACAATATTCCTTATGTTTTTTCTGGGATGGGCTTGGTATCAATGAGCAATCGATCCCAATTTCTCAAGCTTATTTATAGCAAGCATTTAAGCAAAAAAGTGATGAAAAGAGCTCGTTACTGTATTGCAGTTACGGATGAAGAAAGACAATCTCTCATTACCGCAGGAGTTTTTGAAGAAAAAGTTATAGTCATTCCTAATGGAATTGATTTTGATGAATTATCTTGCTTTGATAACAATAAATTCAGACGTAAATTCAATCTTGATGAGCGAAAAATAATTTTATTTATAGGTAGGATGGATGAAGTAAAAGGTGTCCATCTACTAATTGAATCTTTTGCTTCCATTAGAAGTTCGTTAAAAGAATGGCAAATGGTCTTAATCGGCACCAATACCCCTTATAAAAATCAAATGAAAAAATTGGTTGAAGAACATAAACTGAGTGATAGCATTTATTTTCTTGATCCTATTTTTGGAGAAACAAAAAGCATGGCTTATCATGCTTCAGAAATTGTTGCCATTCCATCCATAAAAGATGCAATGACGATCATAGCGCCTGAAGCTGCTTACTGCTCCAAACCGGTGCTAATTACAAACACCTCTGAATTTTCTAGCCTTTCAAAAATAGGCGGATCAATCGAAGTATCCCCTACTGTACCAGCAATATCAGAGGGGCTATTAAAACTAACTAATGATGCCTCTCTTCGTTTATCAATGGGGATAAAGGGGCAAGAGTTCATTAAAAAAAATTACTCATGGATTCAAATCACTGATAGCTATTTTGATATTTTTAGTGCTTCACTAAGAAATTAA
- a CDS encoding glycosyltransferase family 2 protein, translating to MIDAPLVAIILINWNNYQDTLECIQAIQDSTYKNILIIVVDNNSQNNSVQILKENSKDIQLILSNENTGFTGGNNIGISFATKMNADLILVLNNDTLVDKSAIEELVLATKLYDDVGIFTPKILFHPDRHLVWSAGTIYDEKKLMGLNFGYKNIDSPEHNNIRDLDYAVGCALLIRSSVFKKIGVLTEDYFATWEDVDFGLRAKKAGVRILYIPSSTIWHKESSSSGGMDSPQYVYYQTRSALVFQRRWAKSLLNLIIGYSYYFAYCIKRSYKFFIRGNSRGILAMLLALNDSIFNRLGRRDYPILKKQIPINVND from the coding sequence ATGATAGATGCCCCACTAGTTGCAATTATATTAATCAATTGGAATAATTATCAAGATACATTAGAGTGCATCCAAGCCATCCAAGATTCAACGTATAAAAATATTTTGATTATTGTTGTTGATAACAACTCGCAAAATAATTCAGTTCAGATATTAAAGGAAAATTCAAAAGATATTCAACTGATTCTTTCCAATGAAAATACTGGATTTACTGGGGGAAATAATATTGGGATTTCATTTGCCACAAAAATGAATGCAGATTTAATCCTAGTACTAAATAATGATACTTTAGTAGATAAATCAGCAATAGAAGAGTTAGTTTTAGCAACTAAACTATATGACGATGTTGGAATTTTTACGCCAAAAATACTCTTCCACCCAGATCGGCATCTAGTCTGGTCGGCAGGTACCATCTATGATGAGAAAAAATTAATGGGGCTCAATTTTGGATATAAAAATATTGACAGTCCTGAGCATAACAATATTAGAGATCTAGATTATGCAGTGGGATGCGCCCTCCTAATTAGATCCTCAGTATTTAAAAAAATTGGTGTACTAACTGAGGATTATTTTGCTACGTGGGAGGACGTTGATTTTGGCCTTAGAGCCAAAAAGGCTGGAGTAAGAATCCTATATATTCCGTCTTCAACTATATGGCATAAAGAATCATCTAGCTCAGGAGGAATGGACTCTCCACAATATGTTTATTACCAAACTAGATCTGCTTTAGTATTTCAACGGAGATGGGCAAAATCACTACTCAATCTAATAATTGGTTACTCTTACTATTTTGCGTATTGTATAAAACGTAGTTACAAGTTTTTTATTAGAGGAAATTCACGCGGAATTCTTGCAATGCTACTTGCACTTAATGATTCCATATTTAATCGTCTTGGAAGACGTGACTATCCCATCCTAAAAAAACAAATTCCTATAAACGTTAATGACTGA
- a CDS encoding O-antigen ligase family protein, whose product MTEAIALPITILILIGIVTFTFFKSTDDLVVYALAATVSLVGIHIHFGVSFYLSRIIVIAFLFTIFIKYLRDCKFDYPTLFLSKFFAIFVLTILFQIISTLMSPRIPEGLRQIAIHVALMTIFMIIVATSKNIATITNAIKIYLGVGFLQSLYGIYQVWGGSFNWITYQKILAYLKIPTANDHTYNGFLYSGLYKTFRAIGFYPADVSHYAGYLVGVLILTASFLIYNRRLVWPKIIFALGFCAIILSFSRSGMITLLFIGIPTLLYLLTRIKPGALFEFSKLLLIPMVAGSFLAYIVFDGKSIFSISTQETQFTKMLSDRYGDLTLNSLTNKNKFESLNEHIETRIAGLKAFSTSPFFGVGLGVNASPWKSNDYPRGWGGSHSHHLDMLGQTGLIGAILQTWFMVLVGKYMWKAFNIGSKNDSSRYLLAGLLASYVAIIIGNFLYHYFNLDIVWFLIGSGIALSRLRILRESGPIEVKSFNGIIQKGLR is encoded by the coding sequence ATGACAGAAGCAATCGCGCTCCCAATCACGATACTAATATTAATTGGTATCGTTACTTTCACCTTCTTTAAATCTACGGATGACTTAGTGGTATACGCACTCGCCGCGACAGTATCTTTAGTTGGTATACACATACACTTTGGCGTATCTTTTTATCTTTCAAGAATTATAGTCATTGCATTTTTATTCACTATTTTTATTAAATATTTAAGAGATTGTAAATTTGATTACCCAACATTATTTCTTTCGAAATTTTTTGCCATATTCGTGTTAACTATTCTCTTTCAAATTATTTCTACACTCATGTCCCCCAGAATTCCTGAAGGATTAAGACAAATTGCAATTCATGTCGCCCTGATGACAATCTTCATGATTATTGTTGCAACATCTAAAAATATTGCCACAATAACCAACGCAATAAAAATCTATCTTGGCGTTGGGTTTTTGCAAAGTCTTTACGGAATTTATCAAGTGTGGGGAGGGTCTTTCAATTGGATAACATATCAAAAAATACTTGCGTACTTGAAGATACCAACAGCCAATGATCATACGTATAATGGATTTTTATATTCAGGCCTTTATAAAACCTTTCGAGCCATAGGCTTCTATCCCGCCGATGTGAGTCACTATGCAGGATATTTAGTTGGCGTTCTCATACTTACAGCTTCATTCTTAATTTATAACCGACGTCTAGTTTGGCCAAAAATAATCTTTGCCTTAGGTTTTTGTGCAATTATTCTATCCTTTTCAAGGAGCGGAATGATCACATTGCTCTTTATAGGAATACCAACCTTACTGTATTTGCTAACACGCATAAAACCAGGCGCACTATTTGAATTTTCAAAATTGCTTCTGATTCCGATGGTAGCTGGATCATTCCTAGCATACATAGTATTTGATGGTAAAAGTATATTCAGTATTTCAACTCAAGAAACCCAATTTACAAAAATGCTGTCAGATCGCTATGGCGACCTTACTTTAAATTCCCTGACAAATAAAAATAAATTTGAATCCCTAAATGAGCATATAGAAACAAGAATAGCTGGATTAAAAGCATTTTCAACTAGTCCATTTTTTGGGGTGGGATTAGGGGTTAATGCCTCACCTTGGAAATCAAACGATTATCCTAGAGGGTGGGGTGGCTCTCATTCTCATCATCTCGATATGCTAGGGCAAACAGGCCTAATAGGCGCGATTCTTCAAACCTGGTTTATGGTATTGGTTGGGAAATATATGTGGAAAGCATTTAACATTGGATCAAAAAACGATTCCTCAAGGTATCTACTCGCAGGACTACTAGCAAGCTACGTTGCAATTATTATTGGCAACTTTTTATATCATTATTTCAATCTAGATATTGTTTGGTTTTTAATTGGCTCTGGCATTGCTTTAAGTAGGTTAAGAATACTTCGTGAATCCGGGCCAATAGAAGTTAAATCCTTCAATGGCATCATACAAAAAGGCTTAAGATGA
- a CDS encoding class I SAM-dependent methyltransferase: protein MEYSDYSQWKGWLTHTPFGELSDLQNQKYKLQLETLNIPYKKIKALEIGFGNGGFLKFLMNSKCMVEGVEIQASLLDAAKAIGIPAKNSIEDIEGSFELIAAFDVLEHLTINELHLFFKRCKSLLKDDGYMLFRFPNAESFAGLGAQNGDFTHITAIAQSKLDQLIKPHGLEIIAFQGEAEYPKKPIINATRSIFRFILMKGMGIGSKHYFSTNVVAVIKHSQ from the coding sequence ATGGAATACTCAGATTACTCTCAATGGAAGGGTTGGTTGACTCACACACCATTTGGTGAACTTTCTGATCTACAAAATCAGAAATACAAACTGCAACTTGAAACACTCAATATTCCTTACAAGAAAATAAAAGCATTGGAAATTGGCTTTGGCAATGGTGGCTTTCTTAAATTTTTAATGAATAGCAAATGTATGGTTGAGGGGGTTGAAATACAAGCATCCCTCTTGGATGCGGCTAAAGCTATCGGAATCCCGGCCAAGAATTCTATAGAAGATATTGAGGGAAGCTTTGAGTTAATAGCTGCATTTGATGTTTTAGAGCATCTGACTATAAATGAGTTGCATCTTTTTTTTAAAAGATGTAAATCCCTTTTAAAAGATGATGGTTATATGCTATTCCGATTTCCAAACGCCGAATCCTTTGCGGGGCTAGGTGCACAGAATGGCGACTTTACGCATATTACAGCCATAGCCCAATCCAAATTGGATCAACTCATTAAACCTCATGGCCTGGAAATAATTGCTTTTCAAGGTGAAGCTGAATATCCTAAAAAACCAATAATTAACGCTACAAGATCCATTTTTAGATTCATCCTTATGAAAGGTATGGGGATCGGCAGTAAACATTATTTTTCTACCAACGTTGTTGCAGTCATCAAGCACTCGCAATAA
- a CDS encoding sugar transferase, whose protein sequence is MNIQIKTKRILDIVIASLLLILCIPILGITAIAILIKEGRPIFYVSQRHISKTAKISVVKFRTMQHDAKSPKYNLNERFMRDGYLDIPLDCEVYTGIGKFLERSQIVEILQLYNVLFHRMSLIGNRPLPEENLLLLSNFPYWEMRFGSPAGMTGITQIVGKHNLNPIERLELEILYTKVYLNGNVLLCDLKILWGTILMIFMGKTISHNKAKEILNKCQKARL, encoded by the coding sequence ATGAATATACAGATAAAAACAAAAAGAATTCTCGATATAGTTATTGCGAGCCTACTTCTTATTTTATGTATTCCTATTCTCGGAATTACAGCAATAGCCATACTCATAAAAGAGGGTCGACCTATTTTTTATGTGTCTCAGCGCCATATCTCCAAAACAGCAAAAATATCTGTTGTTAAATTTAGAACAATGCAACATGATGCGAAATCTCCAAAATATAATTTAAACGAACGGTTCATGCGTGATGGATATCTAGATATACCGCTTGACTGCGAAGTGTATACAGGAATTGGAAAATTTTTAGAAAGAAGTCAGATTGTAGAAATTCTACAGTTATATAATGTTCTTTTTCATCGCATGAGCTTGATAGGTAACAGACCATTACCCGAAGAAAATCTACTCTTATTAAGTAATTTTCCATACTGGGAAATGAGATTCGGAAGTCCAGCAGGAATGACTGGCATCACTCAAATAGTTGGAAAGCATAATCTGAATCCAATCGAGAGATTGGAGCTTGAAATTTTGTATACCAAAGTCTATCTAAATGGGAATGTCTTATTATGCGACCTAAAAATTCTGTGGGGTACCATATTAATGATTTTCATGGGCAAAACAATTTCTCACAATAAGGCTAAAGAGATCTTAAATAAATGCCAAAAAGCCCGCCTATAA
- a CDS encoding glycosyltransferase WbuB: MRILLYSVNFFPEIVGIGKYSGEMAFWLAEAGHDVKVVAAPPYYPKWKIHNGFSGFWYQKELHKRISPKGESSISIYRCPIWVPLKPTGFKRIIHLASFALSSMPIMIMQAFWRPNIVMVIEPPLFCAPTALFTSILCNSKSWIHIQDFEVDAAFDLGLLRNTLLRRVILFAERILLRSFDRVSTISKSMLNKLGQKGIRHNKIRSFPNWINVDEIHPLRYPNFFRASLKIPNETCIALYSGNLGEKQGLDVVIDAARIIKSEIKILFVICGEGVARESLIKYAKDAKNILWLPLQPSEIFNELLNFADVHLLPQRKGLGELMMPSKLLGMQASGRPIIAMVEQNTELKAAVSKCGIVVNPGDFEGLAEALKYLAENPDKRLKMGLAARKQSMNYSKNKILSNFEEELKLINNTLIKYLDKDKDLR, encoded by the coding sequence GTGCGCATACTCCTTTATAGTGTGAATTTTTTTCCAGAGATTGTTGGCATAGGTAAATACTCTGGTGAGATGGCTTTTTGGCTTGCAGAAGCAGGGCATGATGTCAAGGTGGTTGCCGCTCCACCCTACTACCCGAAATGGAAAATCCATAATGGATTTTCTGGATTTTGGTATCAAAAAGAATTACATAAAAGAATCTCTCCAAAAGGAGAGAGCTCAATATCAATTTATCGCTGTCCAATTTGGGTGCCATTAAAGCCTACTGGATTTAAGCGCATAATACATTTAGCCAGCTTTGCATTAAGCAGTATGCCCATAATGATTATGCAAGCATTTTGGCGCCCAAATATTGTTATGGTTATTGAGCCACCGCTTTTTTGTGCACCAACGGCACTATTCACATCTATTCTATGTAATTCCAAATCATGGATTCATATACAAGATTTTGAAGTGGATGCGGCTTTTGATTTAGGGCTTTTAAGAAATACCCTACTGCGTAGGGTTATATTATTTGCTGAACGAATCCTTTTAAGAAGCTTTGATAGAGTGTCAACCATCTCAAAAAGCATGCTTAACAAATTAGGACAAAAAGGCATTCGCCATAATAAAATTAGATCATTTCCCAACTGGATTAATGTAGATGAAATTCATCCATTGCGATATCCTAATTTTTTTCGAGCAAGCCTCAAAATCCCCAATGAAACTTGTATAGCGCTTTATTCAGGCAATTTAGGTGAAAAGCAAGGATTAGATGTAGTTATTGATGCCGCTCGGATCATAAAGTCTGAAATAAAAATTCTTTTTGTCATCTGTGGCGAAGGTGTTGCACGAGAAAGCTTAATTAAATATGCGAAGGATGCAAAGAATATCCTATGGCTTCCCTTGCAACCATCTGAAATATTTAATGAACTTTTAAATTTTGCAGACGTGCATTTACTACCCCAGCGTAAAGGCTTAGGTGAATTAATGATGCCCTCAAAATTACTGGGAATGCAAGCTAGTGGAAGACCAATAATAGCAATGGTTGAACAAAATACTGAATTAAAAGCAGCAGTATCGAAATGTGGCATTGTTGTAAACCCAGGTGATTTTGAGGGTTTAGCAGAAGCGTTAAAATATTTAGCAGAAAATCCCGATAAACGACTGAAAATGGGATTAGCCGCAAGAAAACAGTCGATGAATTACTCAAAAAATAAAATCTTGAGTAATTTTGAGGAGGAACTAAAGTTGATCAACAATACTTTAATCAAGTATCTTGATAAAGATAAAGATCTACGTTAG